Proteins from one Setaria italica strain Yugu1 chromosome V, Setaria_italica_v2.0, whole genome shotgun sequence genomic window:
- the LOC101769102 gene encoding LOW QUALITY PROTEIN: multicopper oxidase LPR1 homolog 4-like (The sequence of the model RefSeq protein was modified relative to this genomic sequence to represent the inferred CDS: deleted 2 bases in 1 codon) encodes MYVDPLPQMPKIRGYGFQQGRVVPVNLTIGMFQKKWKFHRDLPETPVFVYGQCADSATFPGPTIVARHDVPLAVTWENHLPDRHILPWDPTVPTAIPNHGGVPTVVHLHGSAHPPQSDGSAFAWFTAGFRETGPAWTQATYSYPNVQPPGNLWYHDHALGLTRANLLAGLLGTYVIEKPEVYAPMDLPCNGDDLHLVIADRSFNADGSLYMNSTGAAPLVHPQWQPEYFGEVVTVNGKAWPFLAVHRRRYRLRILNASNARYFNVSLSDGTPFHVVGSDASYLTAPVTVPSLLISPAEIFDVVVDSFASPTAEVEMLNSAPHPFPTGAAPGPLNGKVMKFVVTPNGPRDPPDNSTVPDREVPYAGVASPGPASETRHIVMYEYLTPSGCRHLYINGLRLEDPVTETPRSGTTELWHVINLTGDNHPLHIHLGMFQAVKMQQLLDLQAFAGCMAQVNDAVRCGVDRHAVGPVVTVPEHEKTWKNVVKMPPGFVTTVVVAFKLVDTDQPYPFDATAEPGYVYHCHILDHEDNAMIRPLKLLP; translated from the exons ATGTACGTCGACCCGCTGCCTCAGATGCCCAAGATCCGCGGCTACGGCTTCCAGCAGGGCCGCGTCGTGCccgtcaacctcaccatcggcatgTTCCAAAAGAAGTGG AAATTCCACCGCGACCTGCCGGAGACGCCGGTGTTCGTGTACGGTCAGTGCGCCGACTCCGCAACGTTCCCGGGCCCGACGATCGTCGCCCGCCACGACGTGCCGCTCGCCGTGACGTGGGAGAACCACCTCCCCGACCGCCACATCCTTCCGTGGGACCCCACGGTGCCCACCGCCATCCCCAACCACGGCGGCGTCCCCACCGTCGTCCACCTCCACGGCAGCGCCCACCCGCCGCAGTCCGACGGCAGCGCCTTCGCATGGTTCACCGCCGGGTTCCGCGAGACGGGGCCGGCGTGGACGCAGGCCACGTACTCGTACCCCAACGTGCAGCCGCCCGGCAACCTCTGGTACCACGACCACGCGCTCGGCCTCACCCGCGCCAACctcctcgccggcctcctcggcACCTACGTCATCGAGAAGCCGGAGGTCTACGCGCCAATGGACCTCCCCTGCAACGGCGACGACCTCCACCTCGTCATCGCGGACCGCAGCTTCAACGCCGACGGCTCGCTGTACATGAACTCCACGGGGGCCGCGCCGCTCGTGCACCCGCAGTGGCAGCCCGAGTACTTCGGCGAGGTCGTCACCGTGAACGGCAAGGCGTGGCCGTTCCTCGccgtgcaccgccgccgctaccgGCTCCGCATCCTCAACGCCAGCAACGCGCGCTACTTCAACGTCTCGCTCTCCGACGGCACGCCCTTCCACGTCGTCGGCTCCGACGCGTCCTACCTCACTGCGCCGGTCACCGTGCCCAGCCTCCTCATCTCCCCCGCCGAGATCttcgacgtcgtcgtcgactcCTTCGCGTCGCCGACGGCCGAGGTCGAGATGCTCAACTCGGCGCCGCACCCGTTCCCgaccggcgcggcgccggggccgcTCAACGGCAAGGTGATGAAGTTCGTGGTCACCCCGAACGGTCCCCGCGACCCGCCGGACAACTCGACGGTGCCGGACCGCGAGGTGCCGTACGCGGGCGTGGCGTCGCCGGGGCCGGCGTCGGAGACGAGACACATCGTGATGTACGAGTACCTGACGCCGTCGGGGTGTCGA CACCTCTACATCAACGGGCTGCGGCTGGAGGACCCCGTGACGGAGACGCCGCGGTCGGGGACGACGGAGCTGTGGCACGTGATCAACCTCACCGGCGACAACCACCCGCTGCACATCCACCTGGGCATGTTCCAGGCCGTCAAGATGCAGCAGCTCCTCGACCTGCAGGCGTTCGCCGGCTGCATGGCGCAGGTCAACGACGCCGTCAGGTGCGGCGTGGACCGGCACGCCGTCGGGCCCGTCGTGACTGTGCCGGAGCACGAGAAGACGTGGAAGAACGTGGTGAAGATGCCGCCGGGGTTCGTGAccacggtggtggtggcgttCAAGCTGGTGGACACCGACCAGCCCTACCCCTTCGACGCCACGGCGGAGCCTGGATACGTCTACCATTGCCAC ATCCTGGATCACGAAGACAACGCCATGATCCGGCCACTGAAGCTGCTTCCGTGA